One region of Plasmodium gaboni strain SY75 chromosome 6, whole genome shotgun sequence genomic DNA includes:
- a CDS encoding hypothetical protein (conserved Plasmodium protein, unknown function), which produces MKKIKLNITRDDNNLENNIYYVCEKNILISNLTLTINYDENNIQDEQIIDENEFINQSTNNIDNNEVTEDNYRSDINNNKNKILNIKINYNDESLNNLYMNNIIYNLYDYIFENKINNININKNHKWNIFINIYVYEYTPYIYDHICNVINVHLSILLFPLCFYDFDSRWYRCIENFEELYKHLSCANKKKGSNEILIQQQQQHNNNNNNNNNDIQINECENLSTYNNDKFKTDDIYLLDKYDQNKNIIINQIENTNFDLFIQIKNNELVGFFKRLFINFIPIINTVNIEGQFIYVIKYIDYKQFFLNTRQNTHTNEYDNINNIHTFINFKEYTSFQNVTQNIHNNNNNTYTDQYNTNNINMNENHYILFNAATVSFDEQNILTNSKDTIQFYYNFILNYAMNYYLNNYLK; this is translated from the coding sequence atgaaaaagataaaGTTGAATATCACAAGGGACGACAATAATTTAgagaataatatttattatgtatgtgaaaaaaatatattaatttcaAATTTAACCTTAACAATTaattatgatgaaaataatatacagGATGAACAAATAATAGATGAAAATGAATTCATAAATCAAAGtactaataatatagataataatgaagTGACTGAAGATAATTATAGAAGTgacataaataataataaaaataaaattctgaatataaaaataaattataatgatgaatcattaaataatttatatatgaataatataatatataatttgtatgattatatatttgaaaataaaattaataatataaatataaataaaaatcacaaatggaatatatttataaatatatatgtatatgaatatacaccatatatatatgatcATATTTGTAATGTTATAAATGTTCATTTGTCCATATTATTGTTTCCATTATGTTTTTATGATTTCGATTCAAGATGGTATAGATGTATAGAAAATTTtgaagaattatataaacatcTATCATGTGCaaataagaaaaaaggATCAAACgaaatattaatacaacaacaacaacaacataataataataataataataataataatgatatacaaataaatgaGTGTGAAAATCTTagtacatataataatgataaattCAAAACAGATGATATATACCTATTAGATAAATATGAccaaaataaaaatataataattaatcAAATTGAAAATACCAATTTCgatttatttattcaaataaaaaataatgaattaGTTGGTTTCTTTAAAAGACTgtttattaattttattcCAATCATTAATACAGTTAATATAGAGGGCCAGTTTATTTATgttatcaaatatatagattataaacaattctttttaaatacTCGACAAAATACTCATACCAAtgaatatgataatattaataatatacatacattTATAAACTTTAAAGAGTATACATCATTTCAAAATGTAACGcaaaatattcataataataataataatacatatactgatcaatataatacaaataacATTAATATGAACGAAAATCATTATATCCTTTTTAATGCTGCAACAGTTAGTTTTGATGAGCAAAATATTTTGACAAATTCTAAAGACACCATTCAATTTTATtacaattttatattaaacTATGcaatgaattattatttaaataattatttaaaataa
- a CDS encoding 3-oxoacyl-acyl-carrier protein synthase I/II: MRKYIITIYYFLFFYVLQVYSKRYAFIKKGIPGIPKNYFKGFKLYNSKEMKNYCETSRVVCTGVGVVTGVGIGIENFWKNIINGYTSIDKITKFDVTGMSCGIGSEIKKSDFNASDYYTNKKDVNRNDDCTHYAVAATRLALDDAKLNLEKLDKDKTGTIIGSGIGGLSFLEKEMKTMYEKGHKRITPYLIPAMIANTPSGYVSIENNIRGISLGMLSACATSANTIGEAYRYIKYKEYDVMICGGTEASITPISFAGFNSLKALCTGYNDNPKKGCRPFDLKRSGFVMGEGSGILILESYEHAIKRNAPIYGEIISYSSESDAYHITAPEPNGRGLINSIYKALKNANINTNDVKYINAHGTSTNLNDKIETKVFKNVFNDHAYKLYISSTKSMTGHCIGAAGAIESIVCLKTMQTNIIPPTINYENKDPDCDLNYTPNKYIHAKENIDISLNTNLGFGGHNTALLFKKIVK, from the exons GTTTACAGTAAAAGGTATGCCTTCATTAAAAAGGGTATACCTGGAATACCCaagaattattttaaagGCTTCAAGTTATACAATTCgaaagaaatgaaaaattattgtgaa aCTTCTAGAGTGGTGTGCACAGGTGTAGGAGTAGTAACAGGAGTAGGTATTGGCATAGAAAATTTTTGgaagaatattataaatggATATACATCAATAGATAAAATTACAAAATTTGATGTAACTGGTATGTCATGTGGTATTGGCAgtgaaataaaaaaaagcGATTTTAATGCTAGTGATTATTACactaataaaaaagatgtTAATCGTAATGATGATTGTACTCATTATGCAGTCGCAGCCACACGTTTAGCTTTAGACGATGCAAAACTAAATTTAGAAAAATTAGACAAAGATAAAACAGGTACAATCATAGGTAGTGGTATAGGTGGATTAAGTTTTttagaaaaagaaatgaaaaCAATGTATGAAAAAGGACATAAAAGAATAACACCTTATTTAATACCTGCAATGATAGCAAATACACCATCTGGATATGTATctattgaaaataatattagaGGTATTTCTCTTGGTATGTTAAGTGCATGTGCTACGTCTGCTAACACTATAGGTGAAGCttatagatatataaaatataaagaatatgaTGTTATGATATGTGGTGGAACTGAAGCTAGTATAACTCCCATAAGTTTTGCTGGTTTCAATTCTTTGAAAGCTTTATGCACAGGTTATAATGATAATCCAAAAAAAGGTTGTAGACCCTTCGATTTAAAAAGAAGTGGCTTCGTTATGGGAGAGGGTTCAGGCATTTTAATTTTAGAATCTTATGAACATGcaataaaaagaaatgcGCCTATATATGGAGaaattatttcatattCTTCAGAAAGTGATGCATACCATATTACTGCACCAGAGCCTAACGGTAGAGGTTTAATAAATTCTATTTATAAAGCATTAAAGAATGCAAATATAAACACAAATGACgttaaatatattaatgcACATGGTACTTCAACAAATctaaatgataaaatagaaacaaaggtttttaaaaatgttttcAATGACCATGCatacaaattatatatatcatctACTAAAAGTATGACAGGACATTGTATAGGTGCTGCTGGAGCTATAGAATCTATTGTATGTCTTAAAACTATGcaaacaaatataataccACCTACTAttaattatgaaaataaagacCCAGATTGTGATTTAAATTATACACctaataaatatattcatgcaaaggaaaatattgatatatCTCTAAATACAAATTTGGGATTTGGAGGACATAACACAGCATTActtttcaaaaaaattgtaaagtga